TCTCTTTCGTCTCGCAGTTGTTCTGTTTTACAGAGCGGCTGCGCCACTCACAATCTCAATAATTTCCTTGGTAATTGCCGCCTGACGCACACGGTTCATCGTGAGCGAGAGGGCGTCGATCATATCGCCTGCGTTGCTGGTTGCCGAATCCATCGCCGTCATGCGGGCGGCATGCTCTGCCGCAACCGACTCCAGCAGCGCATGGAAGATCTGCGTGGTGACGTAGCGCGGCATCAGGTGACGGAACAGACGCTCCGGCTCCTGATCGAAGATGTAGTCCACCTCGGCGGTGCCGAACTTCTTTGCCTCGGCATCGAGCGCCGACTCGCCTTGGTCGGTGATGGTGATGCCCGAGGTGCGTGCCGCATGGGCAGCGGCATCGCGCTGCTCTTCGCTCATGACCTCGGCCACGGTGATCTCGTGCGAACCGAGCTTGCGGATGGGCAACAGCTTTTCGACGACGACGCGCTGCGAGATGACCGACTTGAACTCGTTATAGACGACGTAGACCGAGTCAATCTCCGAGCGCGTGTAGCGATCGATGATGGAGTGGGCCATGTCCGAGACTTCGTCGATCTCGATCTTGAGCAGCATCGTGGGATGCTCTGCGGCGATTTCGATAGGAGCGGCGCGATGACGAATCACCTCGAAGTGAGTGGCGAGATCGTTGTCGTAGTGCTCTTCCTTCTTCTCGTAGTTCGCTGCCGGATAGCGCTTGCGGAACATATCGCGCGCCTTGCGTCCGATGGGCTCGACGTCGATGGTCTGGCCCTCGGCGCGGCGAGAGTCGATGAAGCCCTGCGCTGCCTTGACGATGTTGGAGTTGAAGGCACCGGCGAAGCCCTTGTCTCCGGCGACGACAACGACGAGAACGTTCTTCTCTTCACGCTCGACCAGGAGCGGATGAATTACATTGCCGGTCTGCGCATTGTAGAGATCGGTGCGTCGCACCAGCGACTCCAGAACGTTCGACAGCATCTGCGCATAGGGCCGCGCCAGCATGGCACGCTCTTGCGCACGGCGCAGCTTGGCCGCCGACACCATCTTCATGGCCTTGGTGATCTGCCGCGTGTTCTTCACACTGCGGATGCGACGCCGTAAATCGAGAACGTTTGCCATGGTTATTTAGCCGCGACCGCTTCCTTCTTGTCCTTGAGCCCGGCGAGGAAGTTCGACTTGTAATCCTTGATGGCTGCGGTGAGGCGAGCCTTGATGTCGTCGTCGAGCGCCTTCTTGGTAGCGATATCGGTGAGGATAGAGGCCTGTGCCGACTCAAGGTACGGATAGAAGCCGTCCTCAAAAGCACGAAGGTCCTTCACCTCGACATCGTCGAGCAGGCCGTTGACACCGGCAAAGAGAATCGCCACCTGCTTCTCAGCCGAGAGCGGATGGAACTGCGGCTGCTTGAGCAGCTCGGTCAAACGCTGGCCGCGGCTCAACTGCTGCTGCGTGACCTTGTCGAGGTCGGAGCCAAACTGCGCGAATGCGGCGAGCTCGCGATACTGAGCGAGGTCGAGCTTCAGTGTCGAACCTACCTGCTTGGTCGCCTTGATGGCCGCGGCGAATCCTACGCGCGAGACCGAGAGGCCGACGTTGACGGCGGGACGGACGCCCGAGTTGAAGAGGTCGGTCTCAAGGAAGATCTGACCGTCGGTGATGGAGATGACGTTGGTCGGAATATACGCCGAGACGTCGCCTGCCTGAGTTTCGATGATGGGCAGCGCGGTGAGCGAACCGCCACCGAGCTTGTCGGAGACCTTGGAGCTGCGCTCGAGCAGACGCGAGTGGAGATAGAAGACGTCGCCGGGGTAGGCCTCGCGTCCTGGCGGACGGCGGAGCAGCAGCGAGATTTCGCGGTAGCTGGCGGCGTGCTTCGAGAGGTCGTCGTAGATGACCAGAGCGTGCTTGCCGTTGTCGCGGAAGTATTCGCCCATGGCGGTCGCGGCGAAGGGAGCAAGATACTGCATCGGAGCAGGCTCGGAGGCGGTCGCAGCGACGACGATGGTGTAAGCCATCGCACCGTACTCTTCGAGCGTCTGTACCACCTGTGCGACGGACGAGCGCTTCTGGCCGACGGCGCAGTAGATGCAGATGAGGTTGTTCTTGGCCGAGTTGATGATGGTGTCGAGCGCGATGGCGGTCTTACCGGTCTGACGGTCGCCGATGAGCAGCTCGCGCTGGCCGCGGCCGATGGGGATCATCGTGTCGATGGCCTTGATACCCGTGGCCATGGGCTCGTGAACCGACTGGCGATCGATAACGCCGGGAGCGAGGCGCTCGACGGGAAAATACGTGTCGGTGTTAATGGGCCCTTTATCGTCGATGGGCTCGCCGAGCGCGTTGACGACGCGGCCAATCAGGGCTTCGCCGACGGGCACGGACATGATGCGGCCAGTGCGCTTGACCTCGTCGCCTTCCTTGATCTCGGTGTAGTCGCCGAGCAGCACGGCTCCGACCTGGTCTTCGTCGAGGTTCATCGCGAGACCGGCTACGCCGTGGGGGAACTCGATCAGCTCACCGGCCATGACCTTGTCGAGGCCGTGGACGCGGGCGATACCGTCGCCGAGCGAGATGACTGTGCCGACCTCGTCGACCTGGATGCGCTGCTCGTAGTTCTCAATCTGCTGGCGAAGCAGCTCTGTTATCTCATCAGCCTTAATCTT
This region of Edaphobacter dinghuensis genomic DNA includes:
- a CDS encoding F0F1 ATP synthase subunit gamma, translated to MANVLDLRRRIRSVKNTRQITKAMKMVSAAKLRRAQERAMLARPYAQMLSNVLESLVRRTDLYNAQTGNVIHPLLVEREEKNVLVVVVAGDKGFAGAFNSNIVKAAQGFIDSRRAEGQTIDVEPIGRKARDMFRKRYPAANYEKKEEHYDNDLATHFEVIRHRAAPIEIAAEHPTMLLKIEIDEVSDMAHSIIDRYTRSEIDSVYVVYNEFKSVISQRVVVEKLLPIRKLGSHEITVAEVMSEEQRDAAAHAARTSGITITDQGESALDAEAKKFGTAEVDYIFDQEPERLFRHLMPRYVTTQIFHALLESVAAEHAARMTAMDSATSNAGDMIDALSLTMNRVRQAAITKEIIEIVSGAAAL
- the atpA gene encoding F0F1 ATP synthase subunit alpha; this translates as MAKIKADEITELLRQQIENYEQRIQVDEVGTVISLGDGIARVHGLDKVMAGELIEFPHGVAGLAMNLDEDQVGAVLLGDYTEIKEGDEVKRTGRIMSVPVGEALIGRVVNALGEPIDDKGPINTDTYFPVERLAPGVIDRQSVHEPMATGIKAIDTMIPIGRGQRELLIGDRQTGKTAIALDTIINSAKNNLICIYCAVGQKRSSVAQVVQTLEEYGAMAYTIVVAATASEPAPMQYLAPFAATAMGEYFRDNGKHALVIYDDLSKHAASYREISLLLRRPPGREAYPGDVFYLHSRLLERSSKVSDKLGGGSLTALPIIETQAGDVSAYIPTNVISITDGQIFLETDLFNSGVRPAVNVGLSVSRVGFAAAIKATKQVGSTLKLDLAQYRELAAFAQFGSDLDKVTQQQLSRGQRLTELLKQPQFHPLSAEKQVAILFAGVNGLLDDVEVKDLRAFEDGFYPYLESAQASILTDIATKKALDDDIKARLTAAIKDYKSNFLAGLKDKKEAVAAK